A window of Ardenticatenales bacterium genomic DNA:
CTTGCCGGCAACACCGTCTACACCTTCACCGCGCAGGCAGCCCCGCTGACGGCCACCGTTCCCTTCACTTACACGTGGTCCGCCACGGACCTGCCCGAAACCATTGTCCACCAGAATACGCTCAGCGACACGGTTGGCCTGAGTTGGAATAGCGCCGGGGTCAAAACGGTGGCCGTATCCATCACCAATCGCCTGGGCGTCGTCCGCGGTGCCTCGTTTGACGTTAACGTGGTTGCCGCCGCCGCCAATACCGCGCCCACGAACATTGAAATTGCCGGCATTTCCCTCGGCTACTTCCATCAACCATACACCTTCAGTGCCGACATCTTGCCCCTGAACGTAACGCAGCCGGTGCAGTACACCTGGACGGCTACGGACCAGTCCCCACAAAGCAGCAGCGGCGGCGTCAACAGCCAGGCCACGTTTACCTGGAACACGCCCGGCACAAAAACCATCACCGTGACGGCGGACAACGGCGTGGGGTTAGTCAGCGCCAGCCGGACGGTAGACATCCTGGACTGCCAGCCCATCACGACGGCGACGATCACACGGCAGCCGACGGGTGACGTGTACACGGATGCGACCACGCTTTTCCAGGCACAGACCGGCGGCGGAACCGTCCCCTACCATTACGCCTGGGCGCTAAACGGCACAGCGGTGGGTGAAGATAGCAGTCAACTGCTGCTGGTAGATGCACCTGCCGGCATTCAAACCCTCTCCCTCACCGTTTCCAACGCCTGCGGCCAGCAAGAAGCGGCGCAAACCTTCCTCGTCTACACCGGTCTGAGCAACCAACTGGAGCTATCCACCTCCAGCGCCCTGGCCACGCCCGCCAACGTCGCACCGGGCGCGTTGCTCACCTTCACCGTTCTCCTGCGCAACACCGACACGCCCCTGATAGCCGCCCTGCTCAACCCCATCCCCGCGCATACAGCGTACGTGCCCGACAGCGCCACGATCTCGCATGGCGAAGTGCTGCTGACAGACCAGGGCCTCATCTGGTCCGGCAAGTTGCGTCCCGGTTCGACGGTGATTTTGCGCTTTCAAGTGGTCGTGGACGCCGCGCCCATGCCGGCAGGAACCCCCATCATCAACCAAACCTTCATCGGCAGCGACATCAGCCGCTACGATCAGATCATCACCACAGCGGCGGTGTACGATCCCGATTCCCGACTGCGCATCAACAACGACACCCACTTCACCAACGTGCCCACAGTCACCCTACGCTACGCCTGGGACGAAGGCAGCGACATCGCTTATGTGAAGTTCAGCAACGATGCCGGCTTCGGCAACGGCGCGGAAGCCAACACCACGCCCTGGCTGCCTGTGGACCCCGGCGACCCCACCGTGAGCGACTGGTCCCTGCCTTTGACGCCTCCCGCTTTTATTCCCCGCACTGTCTATGCGAAGTTTGGCAACGATTCAGGGCTGGAATACGCCCCCCTGGTCACGGCCCACATCATTTACGACGCCGCGCCCCCCGAAATAACAAACATCAGCGTCAGCGAACTCTCCGCGCCGGCGTCCGCGCTGGTGCTACTGCGCATTACGGCACATGATGACACCAGCGGCGTTGCTTCGCTGGACGTCAGCGGCGACCCGGATTTTGGCGTGTTTTTCACCGTTCCGGCAACAGGCGACAGAACCGTGGTTGCCTGGGACCTGGCAGATGGGGTGAACATCTATGTGCGCGCCCGCGACGGTGCCGGCAATTTGAGCGAGGTCGGCATGGGCAGCGCGGTCGCCGTCGGCCAGGTGGCGATCAGCGGCCCGGCCGCAGGCACGGTGAACACGCTCTACAGCTTCACCGCAAACGTCCAGCCCCTGACCACGACACTGCCCGTGACCTACACCTGGCAAACAACCGGGCAGCCCCTCGTCACTCAGGTGGGCGAACTGAGCAGCACGGTCAGCTATAACTGGATTACGCCCGGCGTGAAGACGATTATGGTCACGGCGCAAAATCTGCTGGCGACGGTGACGGATTCCTATACGATCACCATCCAGGCCCCAGACATCGTGGTTGCGCCCACCTCCCTGGCGCAAACGCTCACCTCCGGCGAGAACGACACGCAATCGCTGACGATAGACAACGTCGGCGGCGGCACGTTGAACTGGTCACTGGGAGAAATCCCGCCGACGGCTTGGCTCAGCGGTACGCCCACGAGCGGCAGCATTAGTGGTGTGGGAAGCCAGATTGTGACGGTGACGTTCGATGCCGGCATTCTTTCCGCCGGCACCTACAACAGCACCTTCCGCATCCAGAGCAACGATCCCGGCCAGACCATCCTGGACATCCCCGTCGTCCTCACCGTTCTGCCAAAAGGCCCCATCATTGCCATCTCCCCGGACAGCCTGCCCCTGTCCGTCACCACCGGGCAAAGCACCAATGAAACGCTGACCGTGAGCAATATCGGCGACGAAAACCTCACGTGGAGCGTCACCGCCGACCCCGACGTGGATTGGCTGGAGGCGGATGTAGCCGGCGGCGTTATCCTGCCCGCGCAATCCCAGGCGCTAAACATCACCGTGGACGCCGCCGCCCTCACGCCCGGCAGCTACAGCACCACCCTGCACATTGACAGCAATGATGGCGATCAGCCCACCGTGGACGTGCCCGTGACGCTCACCGTCCTGCCAGTAGGGCCGGTGCTGACATGGGAACCCGCGACGCTTGTCGCTACCGTGGTCAGCGGCGACGCCACGGCGCTGACGTTGTTGTTGGGCAATGCAGGCGATCAGGCGCTGACCTGGAACCTGGCAGAGTCGCCAACAGTTTCCTGGCTATCGCTGAACGCCACCGGCGGGACCATCACCGACGGCGGCGAGACAAGCGTGCAGGTGACGTTTGATGGCAGTGGATTGGCGGCAAACAGCTACGCCACGACTCTGGTTCTGACCAGTAACGACCCACAGGCGAGTTCTGTTTCCATTCCCGTCACGTTCTCGGTGCTACCAACGCCCGCCGACGTGAACGTGAGCAGTACGACGATTTCCGCGACGCTGGCGCGGGGTCAATCGAGTGAGCAAACGCTCACCATCCAAAATGCGGGCGGCACGGAACTGAGCTGGAGTCTCAATCCCGTGGGAACGATTAGCTGGCT
This region includes:
- a CDS encoding PKD domain-containing protein, encoding MRLLLAAAIGLCLTVGTYLTTLAADRFSPTHVSTAPPSPGDFIQTVPQGFGNPENMWAWGMVWWREHLYVGTSRNFNCADTLAQARNSFGIVIYPPSDPDLNCPEDPLAIDMRAEIWRYTPTTDYWERIYQSPVATVNKYTALGGSITDPVIVTIPISPTNVAVDLGYRGMVVFTEPDGTEALYVTAISTGFVGYDVGAPRILRSTDGVNFAPLPRDPGTVLGSYDKTSMRNPIVHTGSDGVPRLYVQGGSSRGAGEVFEATDPVGGNDNFRQISPEDMNVSAMGSFNGYLYLGTHDRTNGFSLFKMDVDGGPLPYSYTTIMEDGGYLPAELKPNNELLSMTPYDGALYIGGNGVRFNQFGADNVPAELFRLYPNDSWDVVVGLERADTPDGPKVPLSGLGPGFGNDYNGHMWRMSVYKGDLYVSTLDTDYIFKDDNPPPDIIAKMGFDLWRSEDGITFTPVTTDGFRANIIDPGFPRPDLHVGAFDIGGRTQYVTPNGLFLGTVNPFRGLRIWQTQLPPDSVSLSGPGNLAGNTVYTFTAQAAPLTATVPFTYTWSATDLPETIVHQNTLSDTVGLSWNSAGVKTVAVSITNRLGVVRGASFDVNVVAAAANTAPTNIEIAGISLGYFHQPYTFSADILPLNVTQPVQYTWTATDQSPQSSSGGVNSQATFTWNTPGTKTITVTADNGVGLVSASRTVDILDCQPITTATITRQPTGDVYTDATTLFQAQTGGGTVPYHYAWALNGTAVGEDSSQLLLVDAPAGIQTLSLTVSNACGQQEAAQTFLVYTGLSNQLELSTSSALATPANVAPGALLTFTVLLRNTDTPLIAALLNPIPAHTAYVPDSATISHGEVLLTDQGLIWSGKLRPGSTVILRFQVVVDAAPMPAGTPIINQTFIGSDISRYDQIITTAAVYDPDSRLRINNDTHFTNVPTVTLRYAWDEGSDIAYVKFSNDAGFGNGAEANTTPWLPVDPGDPTVSDWSLPLTPPAFIPRTVYAKFGNDSGLEYAPLVTAHIIYDAAPPEITNISVSELSAPASALVLLRITAHDDTSGVASLDVSGDPDFGVFFTVPATGDRTVVAWDLADGVNIYVRARDGAGNLSEVGMGSAVAVGQVAISGPAAGTVNTLYSFTANVQPLTTTLPVTYTWQTTGQPLVTQVGELSSTVSYNWITPGVKTIMVTAQNLLATVTDSYTITIQAPDIVVAPTSLAQTLTSGENDTQSLTIDNVGGGTLNWSLGEIPPTAWLSGTPTSGSISGVGSQIVTVTFDAGILSAGTYNSTFRIQSNDPGQTILDIPVVLTVLPKGPIIAISPDSLPLSVTTGQSTNETLTVSNIGDENLTWSVTADPDVDWLEADVAGGVILPAQSQALNITVDAAALTPGSYSTTLHIDSNDGDQPTVDVPVTLTVLPVGPVLTWEPATLVATVVSGDATALTLLLGNAGDQALTWNLAESPTVSWLSLNATGGTITDGGETSVQVTFDGSGLAANSYATTLVLTSNDPQASSVSIPVTFSVLPTPADVNVSSTTISATLARGQSSEQTLTIQNAGGTELSWSLNPVGTISWLTIVPDSGTVGANESVEVALGLNAGTLAPNTYTATIRLISNDPDQPSIDLQITLTVTSGYYEVFVPVIQR